Below is a window of Sulfurisphaera ohwakuensis DNA.
ATGGAACAAAAAATCAGCCTCTTTTTAAACTTAAACTAGTTAATCGATACCTTATTCACGATATGACAAGAATTTTTATACTATGACGTAAAGTATATTTTAACAAATCTCGTGAGTCGAGTCGAATGGGAGAAGAGAAAATAAATAATCTAAAACCAGGAATGGAAAATGTTAATGTAACTGTAAGAGTTTTAGAAGCAACAGAAGCAAAAGTTATACAAACAAAAAATGGTGCTAGGACGATAAGTGAAGCTATAGTTGGTGACGATACTGGTAGGGTAAAACTAACATTATGGGGTAAATTAGCTGGTTCTATAAAGGAGGGAATGGTAGTAAAGATAGACAATGCATGGACTACTGCTTATAAGGGGAAGGTCCAGTTAAATGCTGGTAGCAAATCACAAATTTCAGAAGTAAATGATGAATCTTTTCCGCAAGCGGATCAAATTCCAGATACTACTCCATCAGCTGGAGAGTATAGGAGACCTTTCAGAGGAGGAAGAAGACAAGGCAGAGGAGGAAGAAGACCAAGATTTGAAGAAGAGAGTGGTGAGGAAGAATGAATTTTGATGAAGTAAAGAATTTAAAACCACAAAAAATAGGAGAATTCCTAGATAAAAGTGAAGATGGAGAAGGATATATAGTTAAAGTTTCAGAGGATAAGGTTTACGAATTAGCACCTATAGCTTATTATGTTTGGGACTTATGTGATGGAGAAAAAACTGTTGATCAAATCGTAACTCAAATTAGTCAAGAGGCAAACTTATCTGTTGAACAAGTTCGTGACCCTATATTAATGGTTCTAGATGAGTTGAAAAAGGCCTCACTCATAAGTATGTAAAGTTATAAGTTTTGTTTTTTATTTTCTTTTATGCGAGCCATATTAGACGATAAGAACTTACTTTTGGCTGAAGATGCATTAAGGATTTTCATTAATGAAACTTCTCCTAAACCCATTGGGGTAGAAGAGGTTGATATACTAGACTCATTAAATAGGGTTTCCGCTGAATATGTTTTTTCTCCAATTGACTTACCACCATTTTCAAGATCTACTGTTGATGGTTATGCTATAATTGACTCAGAAACTCCAGGAGAGTTTACTGTAATTGATAAGATTAGTATAGGAGAATATAAGGAGATTGAAATAAAAGATAAAGAAGCTGTAGAAGTTGATACTGGTTCTATAATTCCAGAAAATGCCACAGCTGTAATTAAGGTCGAAGAAACTGAAAGAAAGGGAGATAAAATCTTTGTAGGAAGAAAAGTAAGATTTGGAGAAAATATTGGATTTATAGGAAGCGATATTCCTAAAGGGTTTGAAATTTTAAAGCCTGGAGAAATCATTAAGGCTGAAAAAATAGCACTTTTAGCTTCTGTTGGAATAACAAAGGTTAAAGTATTTAAAAGACCTAAAATCTATATAATAACAACCGGAGATGAACTAATAGAGCCGGGAAAGCCGTTACAGAAAGGAAAGATTTATGAATCTAATTCATTTTATCTTTATGCTAAACTAAAATCAGAAGGATATGACATTATTGGTTATACTCATGTAAGGGACGATAAGGAATTGATCAAAGAAGAGTTACTTAAAGGTTTAGATTTAGCAGATGTGGTGATATTAACTGGAGGTACAAGTGCTGGTGAGAAGGATTTTGTCCATCAAGTAATTAGAGAATTAGGTAAAATTATAGTTCATGGATTAAAGTTTAAACCGGGAAAACCAACAATTTTAGCTACCGTAAAAGGAAAAGCAGTAATAGGTCTTCCAGGCAATATTGTTTCAACTGTTATGATAACTGAAAGGGTAATAAATAAATATCTCTCAATAGTAGCTGGAAAAGAATTAACAGACGAAATTAAAGTTAAAGCAATATTACTAAACGATGCAAAAGCTGATAAGAACCGTTACACTTATCTTCCAGTATATTTGTTTAAAAAAGATGAAAAATACTTTGCTTTAAGTATACCCTTTGATAGCTATATGATAGGAACTTTTTCAGTGGCTGATGGTTATATAGGTCTTGAGCCTGCTGAAGAGCATAAAGAGGGAGAAGAAGTTTATGTATATTTAAAGAGATTGGATTTAAGACCTACTTATATAGGAGAAGAAGAACCTAAATTACTTAAATTGTTCTCAGAATTTAGAAAAATTCCCTTAGGTTCTTACCCAGCATTAAAAGCTCTTAAATACGGAATTGGTGACGTTATTGTAATTAGTAATCTTTACGATAACTCAATATCTGGTGAATATGTGTATAAGAGAAAAATATTACAAAACGGTAATGGAGAAAAGATTGTGGGTTATCATGATTGGATTGGATTAAGCAGAATGGTTCAAAATTCTTCTATAAAATTACGTTATGTATCTTTATCTCCTAATTTTATCGGTAAGGCTACAGTAATAGCGCCAGACACTATTATCAGTGAAGGTAAGGAAATTGGTGAAGAAAA
It encodes the following:
- a CDS encoding molybdopterin-binding protein, with translation MRAILDDKNLLLAEDALRIFINETSPKPIGVEEVDILDSLNRVSAEYVFSPIDLPPFSRSTVDGYAIIDSETPGEFTVIDKISIGEYKEIEIKDKEAVEVDTGSIIPENATAVIKVEETERKGDKIFVGRKVRFGENIGFIGSDIPKGFEILKPGEIIKAEKIALLASVGITKVKVFKRPKIYIITTGDELIEPGKPLQKGKIYESNSFYLYAKLKSEGYDIIGYTHVRDDKELIKEELLKGLDLADVVILTGGTSAGEKDFVHQVIRELGKIIVHGLKFKPGKPTILATVKGKAVIGLPGNIVSTVMITERVINKYLSIVAGKELTDEIKVKAILLNDAKADKNRYTYLPVYLFKKDEKYFALSIPFDSYMIGTFSVADGYIGLEPAEEHKEGEEVYVYLKRLDLRPTYIGEEEPKLLKLFSEFRKIPLGSYPALKALKYGIGDVIVISNLYDNSISGEYVYKRKILQNGNGEKIVGYHDWIGLSRMVQNSSIKLRYVSLSPNFIGKATVIAPDTIISEGKEIGEEKLIIVCKDEYKSKLKTLS
- a CDS encoding PqqD family protein — its product is MNFDEVKNLKPQKIGEFLDKSEDGEGYIVKVSEDKVYELAPIAYYVWDLCDGEKTVDQIVTQISQEANLSVEQVRDPILMVLDELKKASLISM
- a CDS encoding OB-fold nucleic acid binding domain-containing protein; this encodes MGEEKINNLKPGMENVNVTVRVLEATEAKVIQTKNGARTISEAIVGDDTGRVKLTLWGKLAGSIKEGMVVKIDNAWTTAYKGKVQLNAGSKSQISEVNDESFPQADQIPDTTPSAGEYRRPFRGGRRQGRGGRRPRFEEESGEEE